The genomic stretch CGGTGAAACTCAACTTTTTAGAAAAATATGCTTTACAACCTGATAACCCTCCCAAACAAGCACAAGAAATTTTAGAATCCCTCGGTCGACAAAAAAGTGGTGATTCTGCGGTACAGTTGCTGATAGACTTAAAACTATGGGATAAACATGAAAATATATTCTTACGTCGTAGTTCTTACCCTAATTATTTTCCTCTGCAAGTATCTGAAGCTGCTCATTCTATCCTTGAGCAAATTTCCGCCGGTACGATCGAAGATACAAATCATCGACTTGATTTAACTCATCATAAAGTATATACGATCGATGATGAAACCACCGAAGAAATAGACGACGGTTTAAGCGTAGAAACCTTAGAAGATGGCACATTACGCTATTGGGTACATATAGCAGATCCCACCCGTTTAATCAAACCCGGAGATATTTTAGATCGAGAAGCTCGAAAACGTAGTACCAGTTTATACCTTCCCACTGGGATGATTCCCATGTTTCCTCAAGAACTAGCCACAGGCCCTATGAGTTTAGTTCAAGGTCAAATTTGCCCTGCATTGAGTTTTGGGGTTACTCTTGACGATAATGGTGGAGTTATAGACTATGAAATTCACTCTACCCTAATCAAACCAACTTATCGTTTGACTTATCATGATGTTGATGAAATGTTACATTTGAATATTCAGGCGGAACAACAAGTAAAACAGTTGGCAGAAGCGGCCAAAAAACGATCGCAGTGGCGCAAAGATAATGGATCTGTGATGATTTCTATGCCTGAAGCTATCATCAAAGTAAAGGACAATGAAGAAGTTACGATCGAATTATTAGATCCTTCTTTTTCTCGTTCTCTTGTGGCTGAGATGATGATATTAACAGGGGAAGTAGCAGGAAAGTATTGTCAAGAACATAATATCCCCGTAGCTTTTAGGAGTCAACCGCAACCAGAATTACCCCCAGAAGAAGAATTAATACTTTTACCCCCTGGCCCTGTAAGATCTTGTGCTTTAAGGCGTTGTATGCCTAAAAGTGAAACAGGATTATCCGCCGCCCGTCATGCCAGTTTAGGGTTAGAAGCTTATACTCAAGTAACCTCACCCATTCGTCGTTATACGGATTTACTAGCCCATTTTCAAATTAAAGCCCATTTACGAGGAGATGAATTACCTTTCCATAGGGATAAGATGCAGGAAATGATATTCGAGGTAATGGCTACATCTTCTGAAGCTGTGTTGGTAGAAAGACAAACGAATCGTTATTGGAGTTTACAATATTTACAAAAACATAGCGGCGAAATTTGGCATGGTTTGGTATTGCGTTGGTTACGGGAAGACGAGAATTTAGCCTTGATTTTATTAGAAGATTTAGGATTAGAATTTGCCCATCGTTTTGATCGTGTTCCAAAAATAGGAGAGCAACTGAGGTTACAAGTACATTTTTGTGATCCTCAACGAGACGAAATTCGCTTTAAAGAAGCAGTAAGTAGTTAATAGTACTTAAATATTAATAAAGAGACGAAAATCGATCGATCTTTAGGTTTTTTAACTCAACTCACATCGAAATAAATTTCAATGCTAATAGCAAAAGTCAGCTAAAGCGACTGAAAAAAGAGAATTAAACCAAAACTTATGATAATTCACTTAGAATTATATGGATCTTACCTTCAAATAAATCGTAATAGAATTAAATTATGAAAATTAAATTACATAAAATTTCCCAATGGTTAGCATTTAGTCTTGTTACTATTTTTCTTATTATTAGCAGTCATCAAGGGGTTTTAGCGGATGTAACTCGTAGTTATAAAGATTTACAATATCCTCCTCTGCCAGAAATTAAACTCCCTGAATACCAGAGGTATCAATTAAAAAATGGTATGGTGGTTTATCTTATGGAAGATCATCAATTACCCTTAATTAGTGGTAGTGCGATCGTGCGTACTGGTTCAAGATTTGAGCCATCTAATCAAGTTGGTTTAGCTGAATTAACGGGAAGTTTGATGCGATTGGGAGGTACTAAAAATCATCCTCCAGATCAATTAAATACTATTCTCGAACAAAAAGCGGCATCGATCGAAACTTCTATCGGAGATACTTCTGGCAGTGCTAGTTTTTCTTCTCTTAGTTATGATTTTGATATGGTTTTTCCTCTTTTTGCGGAAGTCTTACAATCTCCAGCTTTCGATAATCAACAATTTGAACTACAAAAAACCGGAGCTAGAGGTGCGATCGCCAGAAGAAATGATAATCCCAGAGATATTGCTAGACGAGAATTTGATAAACTAATTTATGGTGAAAGTAGTCCTTATGCTCGTACTGTAGAATATGAAACTCTCAATAATATTAGTCGGGAAGATTTAATTAATTTTTATAGTAAATATGTTCGTCCTGAAAACATTATTTTAGGAATAGTAGGAGATTTTGAACCCGAAGAAATGAAAGTAACCATCGAAAAAACTTTCGATAACTGGGTTGTTTCGACTTCATCACCTAATCTCGAAACCACTTCTCCTCAACAAAAAAATACTAATGGTATATTTATTGCAGATCAACCACAACTAACTCAAAGTAATATTTTATTAGGGCATTTAGGAGGTAAATTAAAGGATGCAAACTATCCTACTCTTAGTGTTATTAATGGGGTTTTAAATGGTTTTGGAGGAAGACTTTATAATGAAATCAGATCTCGTCAAGGATTAGCTTACTCTGTGTATGGTATTTGGAGTGCTAATTATGATTTTCCCGGTGTCTTTATTGCCGGTGGGCAAACTAAAACGGAAACGACAGGACAGTTTATCAAATCTATGATCTCAGAAATTGATCGTTTGCGCAGAGAATCGATTACTGAAGATGAGTTAAACTACGCTAAAGATTCTATCCTTAACTCCTTTGTTTTTCAATTTCAAAATCCTACTCAAACTTTATCTCGATTGATGACTTATGAGTATTATGGTTATCCTGCCGATTTTATTTTTGACTATCAAAAAGCTATAAAAAATACAACTGTTAGTAATGTTTTAACCACTGCTCAGGAATATTTAACGCCTGATAAAATTGTTACTTTAATTGTGGGAAATCAAGATAATATTAAAAGTCAATTGACTAACTTAAATCAACCTATTAAAACTGTAGATATTTCGATCGATAAACAGAGCAATTCTAAATTGTAACTTACAGCAGTTTTCATTTCTTTAAACAAAACTTTCCATTCTCCTTTGCAACTTTGCACTCCTCCCTAATTAGGGGGGATAAAGGGGGTTGCGAGAGATAAAAAATGTAGTTTATTCATTGGAAAAACACTGTAATTAAAAATTTTATAAACTGAGATAATGTAATTATGGAAACAAGACAACTAGGAAACTCAAATCTTTATATCACACCCATAATAATGGGTACATGGCAAGCGGGAAAAAGAATGTGGGTAGGTATTGAGGATAGTGATAGTATTAAGGCGATTCGAGAGGCTTTTGAATCTGGGATCACTACGATCGACACCGCCGAAGTATATGGAGAAGGACATTCAGAAAGAATTGTTGGACAAGCCTTAAAAGATGTTAGAGATCAAGTTATCTACGCTACCAAAGTTTTTGCTAATCATCTAAAATATGATCAAGTCCTTACTGCCTGTCATCATTCTTTAAAAAATCTTCAAACGGATTATATTGATTTATACCAAATTCATTGGCCTTCAGGAAGTTGGAATAGTGAGATTGTACCCATTGAAGAAACCATGAAGGCGTTAAACGATTTGAAACAAGAAGGAAAAATTAGAGCAATAGGAGTTTCTAACTTTTCCCGTGAACAATTGGCAGAAGCATTGCAGTATGGAAATATCGAGAGTATTCAACCCCCTTATTCTTTATTGTGGCGTGGAGTAGAAAAAGAAATCCAACCTTATTGTGTAAAGCATAATATTTCAATTATAGCTTATTCTTCCCTTGCTCAAGGCATTTTAACGGGAAAATTTGGCACTAAACCTAGTTTCGCTGAAGGTGATCATCGTAAAGATCATCGTTTATTTCAATCTCCCCATTGGGAAAGAGTACAAACAGCTTTAAGTCAATTAGAACCTATCGCAAATAAATATAATTGTACATTAGGTCAGTTATCGATCGCATGGTTAATTCGACAACCAAAAACTAATGCAATTATAGGGGCTAGAAACTCACAACAAGTTAAACAAAATAGTCAAGCGATGGAAGTTAATTTAACACAGGAAGATGTAATGAAAATTAGTGACATCAGTTATGAAGTTACAAAACATTTAGACAACAACCCTGTTATGTGGAATTTTGAATAATATTAAATTCCAACTTTATATTTATGTTGTTACTGTTTTATGAGAAAACTCAAGTAAGAAGTGATTTTAGACTAATTATTATAGCAATAAACGGGTTAGTTAATTCAGCAACGCCGAGATTTCTAATATTAGGATTATCAATTAAACTATACTAAATAATAACTGTCTTAGATTAATTAAATTATCTCCATAAAAAGTTAATTTTAGATATGCCTAAAATACGTTTAATAATTACAAAACAAGGTTATACAAACAGATGAATATCGATTTATTAATAGAAGAAGCAGAAAAAAAACTTATACCAACTTTCACTCAAATCGATCGACAAGTTAAACAACATTTGCAAAAAATTCTTACAGCTTTTCAAGATCATCGAGTAGGAGTTCATCATTTTTCTAGTGTTAGTGGTTATGGTCATGATGACTTAGGTAGAGAAGTTTTAGACAAGATTTTCGCTCAAATTTTTAATGCCGAAAGTGCGGCGGTTAGAGTTCAATTTGTTTCGGGAACTCATGCGATCGCTGCCTGTCTATATGGAGTATTACGCCCTGGAGATGAAATGTTAGCAGTGGCAGGACATCCTTACGATACCTTAGAAGAAGTGATTGGAGTACGAAGCGAGGGACAAGGTTCACTACAAGAATTTGGAATTAGTTATCGAGAGTTAGATTTAACTTCAGAAGGGTGCATTGATTGGGATGGTTTAGATAGGGCGATTAAACCTGAAACAAAATTAGTTTTAATTCAACGATCGTGCGGTTATTCGTGGCGACAGAGCCTGAGCGTGGCAGATATTCAGCGAATTGTCAAGGTTGTTAAACAACAAAATCCTGACACCGTGTGTTTTGTTGATAACTGCTATGGAGAATTTATCGAAAATCTTGAACCAACAGCTGTAGGAGTTGATTTAATGGCAGGATCATTAATTAAAAATCCGGGGGGTACAATTGTTACCGCAGGAGGTTATGTGGCAGGAAGAGAAGACTTAGTGGAAAAAGCCTGTTGTCGTCTTACCGCCCCCGGTATCGGTAGCAGTGGAGGGGCAACTTTTGATCAAAATCGTCTCCTGTTTCAAGGTTTATTTTTAGCACCTCAGATGGTAGCAGAAGCAGTGAAAGGTAGTCATATCATCGCTTTGGTATTTTCTGAGTTAGGTTATGAAGTCAATCCCTTACCTTTTGTACCTCGTCGAGACATTATCCAAGGAATAAAACTCGGTAATCCTAAAAAATTGGTAGCCTTTTGTCGATCGATTCAACGTAACTCTCCTGTAGGATCATATCTTGATCCTGTACCTGCACCTATGCCGGGATATGAGAGTAATTTAGTTATGGCTGGGGGGACTTTTATTGACGGTAGTACATCTGAATTTTCTGCCGATGGACCTTTACGAGAACCCTATATTGTATTTTGTCAGGGAGGTACTCATTGGACACATACTTCGATCGCTATTTCTGAAGCCATTAAGGCAATTATAAACCTAAGTGAATCATAAAATTTTTGATAAAGGTGATTGTGGGTACTGAATTGCCTCACAAATTTTAATTTTTAAAGTCTATTCTCGATCGCATTTGCCCAAGTATCAGTAATCGTTTTAACATCTAAATTGATGAGATTATTAATACTTAAAACTTGAGATTTTACTTCCCCTATTTGTTGCCAATTATTGTCTAACTTTTGTGTTAATAAACTTTCCCATTGGGCTTTATTTTCTGGAGAAATTGACACTATAATTAAACTAGCTAACTCACCGAATAAAACATTATCAAGACGGGCATTAATTTCAGGTAAATTCACTTCACAACCTAACTTGCCACTGATACAAGATTCTGCTAAAGCAACAGCAATTCCTCCTTCGGTAACATCATGGGCAGATTTAACGAAACCTTGACGAATGCCATCACGACAAGCCTCTTGCACTTGTTTTTCTAACTCATAATCTAACTCAGGAGGTTTTCCGGCAACAGTATTATGAATTGTCGCTAAATATTCAGATGCTCCTAATTTAGGATTAAATTTACCCAATAGATAAATCAAATCTTCTTCTTTTTGCCAACCCTGCCCACAAATTTTGTTGATGTCGGCAATTAAACCTACCATGCCAATAACAGGAGTCGGGTAAATGGGTTGAGGATTGCCTTCACTATCGATCGTCTCGTTATACAATGATACATTACCCCCCGTAACAGGGGTTTTAAACTCTTTACACGCCTCAGAAATTCCTTGACAGGCATGATATAACTGCCAGTAACCGATCGGTTTTTCAGGACTTCCAAAGTTAAGATTATCAGTAATGGCAATAGGTTCAGCACCAACACAACTCAAATTACGGGCGGCTTCAGCAACGGCTAATTTTGCTCCCAAATTTGGCTCTAAATAGACATAACGAGGGTTACAATCCGTTGTAGCGCCAATACCTGTTTTGGCTAACTCTGGTTTCCCGTTAACAGGGCGCACTCGAATAATGGCGGCGTCTGCTCCGCCCGGAAGCATGACAGTATTATTTTGCACTTGGTGATCATATTGTCGATAAATCCATCGTTTTGAGGCAATTGTAGGAGTATCTAATAAAGTTAACAAAATTTGCTCCCAATTTTGCCCATTTACACCATTTTTCTCGATATTTGGTAAATCTTGTTCTGTCCATGCCCATGCTTTAACTGCATATTCTGGAGGATTTGTCAAGACTTCGTGGTGATAAATTGGCGTATTATCTGCTAAAGCTGTTGATGGAACTTCCGCCGCAACTTTTCCTTGATGTAAAATTCTGACAATAGCCTCATCTATGACAGTACCAGCTACTACTGCATGAAGTCCCCACCGTTCAAATATATCGATTAATTCTTGTTCCCTTCCTTTTGCTGCTACAAAGAGCATTCTTTCTTGAGATTCTGACAAGAGATACTCATAGGGTATCATACCTTTTTCACGAGCGGGTATTTTATCTAAGTCTAACTCTATTCCAACGCCACCTTTTGCCGCCATCTCTGAGGTTGAGCAAGTAATACCTGCCGCTCCCATGTCTTGTGCCGCTACTACTGCACCTGTTTTAAAGGCTTCCAAACAGGCTTCTATCAAGGATTTTTCGAGGAAAGGATCACCTACTTGTACTGCAGGACGATCATCCATAGATTCATCCGTCAATTCAGCACTAGCAAAACTAGCTCCTCCCATACCGTCTCTACCTGTCGTCGATCCTACATACAGTACAGGATTACCAATTCCTGAAGCTCCTGATTTTACTATATCATCAGTTTCCATAAGTCCGATCGCCATTGCATTAACGAGGGGATTGCCACTGTAAGCGGAGTTGAAATAAACTTCACCGCCAACAGTGGGTACGCCGACGCAATTACCATAATGTGATATACCTTCTACAACTCCTTTAAATATTCTCTTGGTATGAGGATTATCTAAATTTCCGAAGCGCAATGAGTTTAAAATAGCGATGGGGCGTGCTCCCATAGTGAATATATCTCTTAAAATGCCTCCTACGCCTGTGGCCGCACCTTGAAAGGGTTCGATCGCGCTAGGATGATTATGGGATTCTATTTTAAAAGCTACCCTTAAACCGTTACCAAAATCCACAACTCCTGCATTTTCTCCTGGCCCGACTAATATTCGATCGCCGACAGTGGGAAACTCTGACAGTAAAGGTTTTGAGTTTTTATAACAACAATGTTCTGACCACATTACCCCAAACATACCTAACTCGGCTTTATTGGGATGTCTGCCTAATCTTTTAACGATGTCTTCATATTCAGCAGGTTTAATGCCTTCGGAGGCGATTTCTTGAGGAGTAAAGGGTGCGGACATATTTTCTCTACATTAATTAACTAATAACAATATATCAGTACAATCGGCAATGAGCAAGTAAAGTGTAAGGTTACTGACATAACAAAATTTTTGATAGCACAGAAGAATGATTATTTTTTATAGACTTAAAATAGATGAAAGTAATGAGAATGTGATATGATTATAATTATGAATCGTCTCATGATTAAATTCAATTTTGATAAAATTGTAAATAGACATAGTACAAAAATTAATGAATCATTTTGGTCAAGAATTTTCACTATTATTAAGGGCGTGTTATCCTCTTATTTATATCCCCACCCAAGAAGAAGAAAGAGTTGAGAAAGCGATCGCACAAATAGGGAAAAATGTGAATAATCGTAATATCTATACATGGGATTTTGTCGAAGGTTATCAGGATAATCCTAATAATGCTAACTTAGGACGGCGTAATCCTTTACAAGCCCTAGAATTTATCGAAAAATTACCAAGTAACACCCCAGGAATTTTCATTTTAAGGGATTTTCAGCGATTTTTAGAAGATATATCTATTTCTCGTAAATTGCGTAATTTAGCTCGAACCTTGAAAGCACAACCGAAAAATATTATTATCGTTGCCCCCGAAATTAATCTTCCCACAGAGTTAAAAGAAGTATTTACTATTGTCGAGTTTGCTTTACCTCAAGCTGAGGAAATTAAAACAGAAATTCAACGACTATCCGCCTCTACAGGACAGTTTCTCACAGATCAATTTTTGGCTGAATTAGTTAGATCCGCTCAAGGATTATCCCTAGAACGCATTAGAAGGGTTTTAACAAGAGCGATCGCTCAAAATGGAAAATTAGAAGGAGAAGACGTAGAACTGATATTAGAAGAAAAAAAACAGTCCATAAGACAAACACAAATCCTTGACTACTACCCTGCTAAAGAACAAATTTCTGACATTGGCGGTTTAGATAATCTCAAGGAGTGGTTATTAAGACGGGGTGGGGCTTTCAGTGAATCAGCAAGAGCTTACGGGCTACCTTATCCTAGAGGATTACTATTAGTTGGTATTCAAGGTACAGGAAAATCTTTGACGGCAAAAGCGATCGCACACCATTGGCACTTACCATTACTACGATTAGACGTGGGACGATTATTTGGAGGATTAGTCGGAGAATCAGAATCCCGAACCCGTCAAATGATTACCTTAGCAGAGGCTTTATCTCCTTGTATTTTGTGGATTGATGAGATAGATAAAAGTTTTACTGGTGTTGATGGCAAAGGAGATTCTGGTACAGCAAGTAGAGTATTTGGCACATTTATTACATGGTTAGCCGAAAAAGAAAGTCCAGTTTTTGTGGTAGCCACTGCGAATAATATTCAAAATTTACCGGCAGAAATGTTGAGAAAAGGAAGATTTGATGAAATCTTTTTTGTGGGATTGCCCAGTCAAGACGAAAGAGAATCAATTTTTAATGTTCATTTAACAAGATTACGTCCCCATAATTTAAGTAGCTATGACACTAAACGATTAGCTTATGAAACCCCCGAATTTTCTGGAGCGGAAATTGAGCAAACAATCATTGAAGCTATGCACTTAGGTTTTAGTCAAAATAGAGACTTTACCACCGAAGATATATTAAGTGCGGCTAGTCAAATTATACCCTTAGCTCGTACTGCGAAAGAGCAAATTGAGTTTTTACAAAATTGGGCAACATCAGGAAAAGCTCGTTTAGCCTCTCGTAATCAATTAAGGTTAACATAATCTTTTATATGTTATAGCCTAGACTTCATAGACACAAAACACCAAATAATAACGAAAAAAGAGATTATCATGAACAATCAAGAAAAACAAAAATCGACTTATTATAATACCAATTCTACAATATACATCTGGTAAAAAATATTTATATAGGTTCGTAGTGAGGGCAAAAGCCCTTCTTTTTAATCCTCGATCGAACTTAATAAACCACATTAAGATTTACGAAACATACTTTACTTTACAAATTTTATACAATTCGGGATTAATTTAGTACAGTGATGAAGAAAATATGATAGTATAATAATCACTTCCTTAGTTTTGTTTTCCTTGAAAAACACATAGATTATAAAAAATAGGTTAAATTTGTTATTTTATCTCTTGTACACTGTTTTATTGTATCAATTATAGTCGATGTCTATGGATAAAATTTAGTTAAATCTATATTATGAGGAAACCAATTATCATCTAATAACTGAACTAAAGTATAAGGGCATTGATTAGGGAAAATCTTTTTATTTAAACCTGTTTTAATCAATACATATTTAACAGATTTTTTGTAAATGTTCTCTCTTTCCTTCTCAAGATGTTTCCGTAAATTATTAGTCATATCCGTTTCTAATTCATCTCGAAAATTAGTAATTTCTGCCGCCCAATGACGATGATTAATTTTTTCTGAATCCCAATATTCAATTAATAGTAAATGAATAATAATTTGTTTTAAGTAACTTTCCCCACTCCGTTTAATATCCCTAACCAAATTTTCTAATACCTCTTTCAAACTATCTAAATCTAAATCAGTTATATTTTTTCGTTTTATTTGCTCTAAAGTAACTTCATACCATGCCAAATAATCTTCATTATATAAGTCTTTTAAATTTACTTTCTTTAAAGATTGCATAAAATTTTTTCTCGCCTCATAACTCTTATTTGCTATATTTATTTCAGTTCGATCGAAATCTTAAATCTCTATGGTTGTGGCAAAGTTCAAAAAATTGTTCATCACTTAGTTGCAACTTTAATTCTAAAGGTACTGATAAATAAACCATAATTTTTCTTAACAATCACTATAGTTATAATTGATCATCCTAACACAAAGGCTAAAAAGCACTCCCTAAGTTAATACAGAGTGCTATAACGAAAATGTCAGCCCCATATAGTTATGATTTGAGAAAAAAAGCTGTTAATGCCGTTGAATGAGGCACAAAAAAAAGTCATGTTTGCTAAACTTTAAATCTTAGTCGTAATACTCTTGATCTTTGGCTAAAAAGGGAAAAAACGCTTTATTCTGGTAGATAAATTTTGATTACTATTTGAAGTTTTAGTAGTAGTCATATCAATTGTACAAACAGAGGGCTCTAAAAAACGATTATCAAAAGTGAAAAAGATCAATTGTCAATAATTCATGATTATTTTTGTGGGGAAGTAACGATATTAGAGTTAAGATTAAGAAAAGGTAAATAAATGTTGTTGCATGATATTTTCAATCGATCGCAATACTCAAAGTCAACCATCTTGTCGTTATGATCTTAACGTAATTTCTTTTTCTAATGGATTAACTTTGGTTCATCAGGAAATCCCCTCTAGTTCCGTTGTTGTTGCAGATGTATGGATAAATGCTGGTGTCACTACTGAGCCAGAATCTTGGTCTGGTATTTCTCATTTCTTAGAACATATGATCTTTAAGGGAACGAAGAATATCTTACCCGGTGATTTCGACTATATTGTGGAAAGTACAGGAGGATGTGCTAATGCCGCTACAAGTTATGATTATACCCACTTTTTTCTGACTACAGCTTCTCAATATTTGCCCGATACCTTACCCTATTTAGCAGAAATTATATTACAAGCAGAAATTCCTGATGAAGAATTTTATATTGAACGGGATGTAGTATTAGAAGAACTTCGATCGAGCTATGATGATTATGACTGGATTATTTTGCAAACCATCGCTAACACTATTTATCAAAATCATCCTTATCGACGATCGGTATTAGGAGAAGAACCTCTATTGTTACAAAATACCCCTAACCAAATGCGGTGTTATCACAAAACCTATTATCAACCTGAAAATATGACGGTAGTCTTGGTTGGCAACATTGATAAAGATAGTTCTATCTCTCTTGTGGAAAACTGTTTCCAAGATTTTGCGGTACGATCAGAATGTCCTAATATTTATTTTGACAGTGAACCTCCTATCATTGATATTCGTCGTAAGGAATTATTTTTGCCCAGATTAGAACAGTCTAGGCTAATTATGGGATGGATGGGGCCAGGTATTGAAAATTTAGAAGGTGCGATCGCGCTTGATATGTTATCCTTGATTTTGAGTGGTGGTAGAACTTCAAGGCTAGTTAGAAAATTAAGGGAAGAAGAACATTTAGTATTAGATATTAGTTGTGATTTTTCTTTACAAAAATATTCTAGTTTATTTACTATTTCAGCTTATTTATCAGAGAATAATATTGAACAAATAGAGAACATTATTAGAAATCAAATTTATCAATTACAAAAAGAGCCTGTTACTCCTAATGAATTGAAAAATTGTCAACGATCGTTATGTCATGATTATATTTTCTCTACTGAAACTCCCGAACAATTAGCTGGATTATACGGTTATTATCAAATACTCAAAAAAGCAAATTTAGCCCTTAAATATCCACATATAGTGAAGCAATTAACGGCTGAAAAATTACAGTCTTATGCTTCCCAATATCTCTCTCCTGAATATTATGCCGTATGTGAAGTTAAATCCTGTTAATTATTAAAGTCTTCTCAAAAAGATAGATAAGACGTTTTAGTAGTAATGAGTTTGTACAAAAAATTAATAAGATGGTGAAATTTTGGTTTTGTTTAACACTTAATTCATAATTTAATTTCGAGAAACCTATATACTAATGAATAAATAATTATTGTTTGTCAATCTAAAAATCAGGGAGAATTTATAATTTATGGTTTGGAATTTTGATGGTCAAATTTTAATAC from Geminocystis sp. NIES-3709 encodes the following:
- the purL gene encoding phosphoribosylformylglycinamidine synthase subunit PurL, translating into MSAPFTPQEIASEGIKPAEYEDIVKRLGRHPNKAELGMFGVMWSEHCCYKNSKPLLSEFPTVGDRILVGPGENAGVVDFGNGLRVAFKIESHNHPSAIEPFQGAATGVGGILRDIFTMGARPIAILNSLRFGNLDNPHTKRIFKGVVEGISHYGNCVGVPTVGGEVYFNSAYSGNPLVNAMAIGLMETDDIVKSGASGIGNPVLYVGSTTGRDGMGGASFASAELTDESMDDRPAVQVGDPFLEKSLIEACLEAFKTGAVVAAQDMGAAGITCSTSEMAAKGGVGIELDLDKIPAREKGMIPYEYLLSESQERMLFVAAKGREQELIDIFERWGLHAVVAGTVIDEAIVRILHQGKVAAEVPSTALADNTPIYHHEVLTNPPEYAVKAWAWTEQDLPNIEKNGVNGQNWEQILLTLLDTPTIASKRWIYRQYDHQVQNNTVMLPGGADAAIIRVRPVNGKPELAKTGIGATTDCNPRYVYLEPNLGAKLAVAEAARNLSCVGAEPIAITDNLNFGSPEKPIGYWQLYHACQGISEACKEFKTPVTGGNVSLYNETIDSEGNPQPIYPTPVIGMVGLIADINKICGQGWQKEEDLIYLLGKFNPKLGASEYLATIHNTVAGKPPELDYELEKQVQEACRDGIRQGFVKSAHDVTEGGIAVALAESCISGKLGCEVNLPEINARLDNVLFGELASLIIVSISPENKAQWESLLTQKLDNNWQQIGEVKSQVLSINNLINLDVKTITDTWANAIENRL
- a CDS encoding pitrilysin family protein, producing MKIKLHKISQWLAFSLVTIFLIISSHQGVLADVTRSYKDLQYPPLPEIKLPEYQRYQLKNGMVVYLMEDHQLPLISGSAIVRTGSRFEPSNQVGLAELTGSLMRLGGTKNHPPDQLNTILEQKAASIETSIGDTSGSASFSSLSYDFDMVFPLFAEVLQSPAFDNQQFELQKTGARGAIARRNDNPRDIARREFDKLIYGESSPYARTVEYETLNNISREDLINFYSKYVRPENIILGIVGDFEPEEMKVTIEKTFDNWVVSTSSPNLETTSPQQKNTNGIFIADQPQLTQSNILLGHLGGKLKDANYPTLSVINGVLNGFGGRLYNEIRSRQGLAYSVYGIWSANYDFPGVFIAGGQTKTETTGQFIKSMISEIDRLRRESITEDELNYAKDSILNSFVFQFQNPTQTLSRLMTYEYYGYPADFIFDYQKAIKNTTVSNVLTTAQEYLTPDKIVTLIVGNQDNIKSQLTNLNQPIKTVDISIDKQSNSKL
- a CDS encoding methionine gamma-lyase family protein — protein: MNIDLLIEEAEKKLIPTFTQIDRQVKQHLQKILTAFQDHRVGVHHFSSVSGYGHDDLGREVLDKIFAQIFNAESAAVRVQFVSGTHAIAACLYGVLRPGDEMLAVAGHPYDTLEEVIGVRSEGQGSLQEFGISYRELDLTSEGCIDWDGLDRAIKPETKLVLIQRSCGYSWRQSLSVADIQRIVKVVKQQNPDTVCFVDNCYGEFIENLEPTAVGVDLMAGSLIKNPGGTIVTAGGYVAGREDLVEKACCRLTAPGIGSSGGATFDQNRLLFQGLFLAPQMVAEAVKGSHIIALVFSELGYEVNPLPFVPRRDIIQGIKLGNPKKLVAFCRSIQRNSPVGSYLDPVPAPMPGYESNLVMAGGTFIDGSTSEFSADGPLREPYIVFCQGGTHWTHTSIAISEAIKAIINLSES
- a CDS encoding ribonuclease catalytic domain-containing protein, producing the protein MEKGTLVEFRVNNDRRLAVVDKPEGKKDWIAIDERGNPHKIRPQRVDYQIKGESFKYTEITKFKAEIEPYLDESNLEIAWELLVEDSTPVTPLELASLIFSEETPAVCYAAHILLSDDKIYFKRKGDVYEPRSSAQVEEIKHQIEIETQKKQEKEGFITKLQKALEGETVRWQESDSVKLNFLEKYALQPDNPPKQAQEILESLGRQKSGDSAVQLLIDLKLWDKHENIFLRRSSYPNYFPLQVSEAAHSILEQISAGTIEDTNHRLDLTHHKVYTIDDETTEEIDDGLSVETLEDGTLRYWVHIADPTRLIKPGDILDREARKRSTSLYLPTGMIPMFPQELATGPMSLVQGQICPALSFGVTLDDNGGVIDYEIHSTLIKPTYRLTYHDVDEMLHLNIQAEQQVKQLAEAAKKRSQWRKDNGSVMISMPEAIIKVKDNEEVTIELLDPSFSRSLVAEMMILTGEVAGKYCQEHNIPVAFRSQPQPELPPEEELILLPPGPVRSCALRRCMPKSETGLSAARHASLGLEAYTQVTSPIRRYTDLLAHFQIKAHLRGDELPFHRDKMQEMIFEVMATSSEAVLVERQTNRYWSLQYLQKHSGEIWHGLVLRWLREDENLALILLEDLGLEFAHRFDRVPKIGEQLRLQVHFCDPQRDEIRFKEAVSS
- a CDS encoding aldo/keto reductase, yielding METRQLGNSNLYITPIIMGTWQAGKRMWVGIEDSDSIKAIREAFESGITTIDTAEVYGEGHSERIVGQALKDVRDQVIYATKVFANHLKYDQVLTACHHSLKNLQTDYIDLYQIHWPSGSWNSEIVPIEETMKALNDLKQEGKIRAIGVSNFSREQLAEALQYGNIESIQPPYSLLWRGVEKEIQPYCVKHNISIIAYSSLAQGILTGKFGTKPSFAEGDHRKDHRLFQSPHWERVQTALSQLEPIANKYNCTLGQLSIAWLIRQPKTNAIIGARNSQQVKQNSQAMEVNLTQEDVMKISDISYEVTKHLDNNPVMWNFE